DNA sequence from the Callithrix jacchus isolate 240 chromosome 13, calJac240_pri, whole genome shotgun sequence genome:
agaaaagaaagaatacagaatCAGAACTAAGCCAGAAACACTGGTCGATGAGCTCCACAGCTCTGCAGAGAGGCAGGGGGAAATGTCTGTCAATTTCAGAACGTAACTCAGAGATTTCTACAAACAGACCCTTCAGGACGTGAATGTTGAGTCTATTTGTGGATTAATAAATCCTGAGCCTTCAGGGCATGTCTGGGATCCATTTCTGGATCTGGGCCTTTGGTGTGTGTCAGCCCTTTCTGCTGCTGTGGCATCTGTTGCTGTGAGTTCCAGGGGCATGAGATGGAGGAAAGGGGTAGGCGTGGAGCTGCTGACCTGCTGTGACAGAACCTTTTCCCATCTCACCCACCTCCGCAGAAGGAGCGTGCTTCCTATATCATGGAAGCTGGGCTTGTTGAAGTCATGAATGAGGCAGGATGGCAGAGTACTGTGGCTTTACACTCGCCCTTCGGGGAccttcccacccctgcctccagcctggccactgCCCTGAAGCCTGGGGTGTGAGCAGAGGTGACTGGAGAGACAGCCCCCTTAGAGGCCAGGCAGACCCCAGTGGAAAATGCATGCTTGCTGTTTTATGCCCGTGAGCTTTTATGCTGTTTAATCTGCTGTTTATGCTGTTAATAGATCCACCGCCCCTGACCTTCCTGCAGGCCTGTGAGGAGCACTCGGCTGTCTGCCCTGGACAGATGGGTcccagttgtgtgaccttgggcttcTGTGATAGACATGGCTGTTTCTAGTTTTGGGACATCAGTGTGTGCTGTGGACACATGCAGCTGGTCTATGTGAGGTCCTCTCTGTGCTAAAGATGGAATGGACTGTGTGCTGTGGACATGGGCAGCTGGTCTATGTGAGGTCTTCTCTGTGCTAAGGATGGGATGGGCTGTGCACTGTGGACATGTGCAGCTGGTCTATGTGAGGTCCTCTCTGTGCTAAGGATGGGATGGGCTGTGCACTGTGGACACATGCAGCTGGTCTATGTGAGGTCTGCTCTGCACTAAGGATGGGATGGGCTGTGCGCTGTGGACACATGTTGCTAGTCTATGTGAGGTCCTCTCTGTGCTAAGGATGGGATGGGCTGTGCGCTGTGGACACATGTTGCTAGTCTATGTGAGGTCCTCTCTGTGCTAAGAATGGGATGGGCTGTGCGCTGTGGACATGTGCAGCTGGTCTATGTGAGGTCCTCTCTGTGCTAGGGATGGGATGGGCTGTGCACTGTGGACACATTTTGCTGGTCTATGTGAGGTCCTCTCTGTGCTAGGGATGGGATGGGCTGTGCGCTATGGACATGTGCAGCTGGTCTATGTGAGGTCTGCTCTGCACTAAGGATGAGATGGGCTGTGCACTGTGGACACATTTTGCTGGTCTATGTGAGGTCCTCTCTGTGCTAGGGATGGGATGGGCTGTGCGCTATGGACATGTGCAGCTGGTCTATGTGAGGTCTGCTCTGCACTAAGGATGGGATGGGATGAACTACAAACTCGGGTTCAGACATAGCTGGAGAATGAGGGACTGCTGCTGGGACTCGGGAAAAGCTACCGTTTTGGTTGTGATTTAGTAGAGAATATTTCGCCTAACAAATGTCTACAAAGCCACCAATATTCTGACAAAGAAAAGAGCAGTCCCCAACCTCTGGGACCTGGTCTGATGCTTACAGGCTGGCCCTGGTGTTCTCCTGTTGGCTATAAAACCTCTCACAGGACACCAGCCTCAGACACGGCCAGGGGAGACcgtgacacagcaagaccaaaGGTCCCTGTGCAACCACAAAACACCAAGCTCCCCCTTTCCCGCTAAATGGGTGACGGCTGCTGCTCTAGCCATTGCAGCCTTATGCTTGCATGAGTCTCTCCCTACAGATGCAAGTGACTGCAATACCCAGTCTAGCATTGCCCCCGGCCCCGAGTGGGTCCTgcttccctgcccctcccagaTTCACCCAGCAAAGCCTAAATTCTCTAAGTCCTCTCCAACCTCCTTTATCTCCAAGCTTTGTTCGCGCCCTCCATTCGATGTGAGACACCATCTGTGATTTCAGCCCACCCAGCAAGAAGGGAGCAAACGTCCGTTCCTCTTGCACGCTCCTTCTCTCTGATTCCTGCACTTTAAAGCGTTCCTTGTGGCTGGGTGTTTCCATCATTTCTTTAAGCTTTCCTTTGTAGCCGATTAAGGAAGTCCAACCATAAACCATCAAAGAGAAAGGCACACAGAGGGCTGGATGCTATTTTGGGGGAgggtggttttgttttcttttgtttgtttgttgaggcagggcctcactctgtcacccaggctggagtgcagtggcacaagcatggctcactgcagcctcaacctccgggtcttaagcaatcctcttgcctcagcctcttgagtagctgggactacaggcaggtggacaccatgcctggctactttttttttttttttgtagagttgggttcttgccatgttgcccaggctggtctccaactcctgaccaagctccagcaatctgcccagctcagcctctggagACTGAGGGGCCCCACAGTCTCCCATGGCATGTATGCTTCTTTGCTGAGAAGAGTCATAAACCCAAGTGGTTCAGCTACAGGGGGCTCCTGGTGGTCTCCGTCTGAAGGGCATTAGCACAGCTGTCTCCGAATGTCATAGTCATATGCCAGGGTCCCAGCCAGAAAGATCCAGATGGGGGCTAGTGAGGTCCAATGCACCACCCAGTCCCTTCTCCCCAAGACAGCAGTGAGCATTCAGTCCTGAGAGCTGGTGGCAAGTAGAAGGCCCTTCTGTCCCCACTGAGGTCCTCTGTGTCCTCCCATGGGCAGAGGCATGAGATCTCCTGGGGTGAAGCGTCATGGATACCCAAGGCTGGTTATTCTGGATAACTATAAAACCTGACCCATAgaggctccatgagggcagggagcCAACGTGCTCGTCTTCAGGTCTCTCCCAATGCACTGGTTTTCATACtctgcttcctcctttcttaagaatagaaaatgggctgggcacagtggctcacatctgtaatcccagcacattgggaggctggatcacctgaagtcaggagttcgagaccagcctggccaacatggtgaaatgccatcgctactaaaataaatacataaataatcagccaggtatggtggcgggtgtctgccatcccagctactcaggaggctaaggcaggataatcacttgaacccaggaggtggaagttttagtgagcccagatcctgccactgcagtccatcctgggggacaagagcaaaactccatctgaaaaaaaaaataaataaataatggaaaacaTCCTGAAACAGACCTGAAAGTCTCCACCTACTTCACCTCCTCCTCACTGCCTATGCCCACCCTGAAGCCCAGGTCAGGGCCTGGAAAGTCACTTTCAGCTGTATTTTCTAGTCCTCGAGGTTCCTTCTTAGTCATTTCACTAAGGGGCTGTTCTGGCTTTATGCACTCGTCCCCAGGGACAGCCTTGTCCATCTTTGGGCAACTCTGTCTTAAAGATCCTGTCTGGAACCCTAAGGAGTTTCTTCACGGCTCATAAGAAACTGCAGGAAGAAAATAGAATCTCTCCTTTCCAGAACAGCGCTGGGTCCCTGAAGATGAGAATCACGTCCTTCTTGTTAAGCCAGCCTGGTGAGGGTTCCTACAGCTGGCTCGGAGTGGGGTCCATAAAGCTCTCACCTGCTTTTCCCACTGACGCCACGGGTGCCTTGGCACAGCTCTTCTGTGTAGCTCTGATCCTAATGACTAGCATTCAGTAGGTGCTCAGCAAGCATTTTTGAATTAGGTGTCCATTTATTAGTCTTctctaataaatataatatattttctgaTCCTTTTCACCACCGGGCAATATGCTTTTTGGAGGCATGAAGTGAAGAGGCCATTTGAGAAGCCCATGTTGGTCCTTGGGGCCTCAAACAGAACGTGCATGCCTTGATTTCTGCATTGTCAGTGCCTGTCACATTCAACTAATATTCCTTAAacgaatgaatgagtgaagaggACTTCCAGGTTTCCAGGCTATTCAAGAGCTAGGAAGTTTGAAAAGAATGGAGCAAATTCCCCATATCCCACCCTTACCTTTTCCCCGTAAGATAAAAGCTGTTGCGCCAGGATATGCACTCGAGCTGCGATTTACGTGCACAGCCCCGCTCTTTCGTTAATTCATCCTGTTGAATGCCCCAACGCCTCCTTTTGCTGGACACTATGTTGGGCCTTAAAGTTAGCCCAGCGTGAGGACTGCAACCCTTAATTAGCCTTCAGGGAAGCAGGGCTTCACATTTAGGAAGAGGTCACCACAGGGCAAAGGGCAGTGGAGTACAACCTGGGGTAGAGGGCAGATTGGGGAGGGCCCAGGAAGATGCCAAGAGGTGACGCTTGAGTGGAGTCTTGGAGGACGAATGGGGAGGCCCAGTGAGGATTCACGGAAGAGGACCCTGCTCTCACATGGCTGGGTGAGAGACTGCGTGGAGGAGGGACTGAGATGCTGGAATAGCACAGTGAATATAACTGTGAATGATTTTGTTCTGTTaacaaactccttttttttttttttttttttttttgaggcagagtcttgctctgtcatctgggctggagtgcagtggtgtaatctcagctcactgcaacctccacctcccgattcaagtgattctcatgcctcagcctcttgagaagctgggattacaggggtgtgccaccacactgtgctaatttttatatttttagtagcgatgggggtctcactacattgcccaggctggtgttgaacttctagcctcaagtgatcttttcacctcagcttctcaaagcgttgggattgtaggtgtgcaCGCCTACGTCTGACCCAAACTCTTGTTATCTTTATGTTGTATTGAAAATGTGTAGCCACTTGTCTGCTACCCCCAATTGGCTTATGTGGCTGTCCAGGAGGATGCTGATGGTCTGAGAGCTTATTGCAGAAAGCATCTGCACATGCCCTTAGTAGTTGTCAGGCTGAGCTAAGTtactctcctcttcctttttaggGCTCTAATATTGTCCCCTAATCCAGAGTGTTTGCAGAGGATAAAAACTACCCATCctgggtgggcacggtggctcacttctgtaatcccagcactttgggaggctgaggtgggcagattgctggatcttggtcaggagttggagaccagcctgggcaacatggcaagaacctgactctacaaaaaaaaaagaacacaaaaaagtagccaggcatggtgcccaCCTCCCTGCAGTcccggctactcaagaggctgaggcaagaggattgcttaagacccggaggttgaggctgcagtgagccatgcttgtgccactgcactccagcctgggtgacagagtgaggccctgtctcaacaaacaaacaaaagaaaacaaaaccacccTCCCCCAAAATAGCATCCAGCCCTCTGTGTGCCTTTCTCTTTGATGGTTTATGGTTGGACTTCCTTAATCGGCTACAAAGGAAAGCTTAAAGAAATGATAGAAATACACAGCCACAAGGAACACTTTAAAGTGCAGGAATCAGAGAGAAGGAGCGTGCAAGAGGAACGGATGTTTGCTCCCTTCTTGCTGGGTGGGCTGAAATCACAGATGGTGTCTCACGTCGAATGGAGGGCGCGAACAAAGCTTGGAGATAAAGGAGATGGGGTGTAGCAGCAGCAGTGGGAGCTGGAAGAGAACTGCTGGCCGGCCGGCCTGCAACAAGAGGAGTTGCACATTTTACAGAAAGATACCATGCATGCAGCTGGCCAGGAGGATGCTGATGGTCTGAGAGCGTGTCACAGAAAATGTCGCACATGCCCTTAGCGTGAGTGAGGCTGAGCTAAGTGGTCCTACTCTTCCTTTTTAAGGGACCTAATATTGTCCCTAACCAAAAGATATGGGAGTCTTAGAATGACATGTGCACTTTCAGTTATGTTCGTTATTGCAGGCACGCAGTCCTTATGTGCTCCTAGAAAGCATTCACATTATCTTACCATTTCACAACATAATGCAGTCAGAATGTATTAAAACGAGATTAATAACCACTAAGTGTGAGGCAAGACTAATCGTAACAAGAACTCCAAATAAAATAGGAATCTAGATTTTGCCTTTGTGTTTCCTAGAAGCCACAGCAAAGAGATAAAATAGGGAAACCTACAGTTCATAAAAGGCAACAGGCAGTTTTGACTGGAATCCCTTTCTGCTCCTCCATAGCATGTTAGAGCCTCTCCGATGCATAGGTGGGGTCTGTGATGTTTACAGTGGGTTTGAGAAATCAGCCAGccctgtttcctcattttttaGGGATACATTTTTCAGAGGGGACAGCAATGTACCCAAGGACATGGGTGTCAGCAAAAGCGGGATTTCTCCTCCCACTGCACCAAATGCCAGCTTGATTCATCAGCCTGTTGTCTTATCCCCCATGACAATGGTCAGATGAAAAAACTCGGCTCATACTTCATCTGTTCCCTGTAGCTGTCATCCCTTTGGATAGACTCAGACTTAGGGGTGGACGTGAGGCAGGGCTCATGGGCCGTCCTCAGCTGTGGCAACGACATCCATGCACCAACAGCTGCATGGTGACTTAGGTCCCTTGTGGGCTCCTGCTGCTCCTCCAGCTCTGAGATACCAAGGGCTCTTCCAGGGAAGCCTGCATGGGCGCAGAAGCCTCTGCGTGGGCCTGTGCCTAGGATGGGGCTAATGTCAGCCATGGTGACTGGGAAGGGTTTGGCCACTGACTGGGGCGAggcaggctggggagggctgCTCTTTCCCAATCTCTTTCCAGAGTGGGGCGTCTGCAGAGTAGCTGGGCTGCCTTCTTGTTGTGAGGATGTGGCTGCTTCTGCAGTGGCACTGAAGTACAATGTGGAgctctgctgtccttcccctcctCTTGGCTGCCCACCTGTCCCCTTTCCCTGTGTCCCAGAAACAGCACCATCTCCTTCCTTTGGGGTGCCCTCCTCCTGTGTGGCTCCTGGGTTCTGGGTAGGCACTTCGTCCTGCTGATCGCTGGCAAAAGATACGTAACATGAGGTTTCCAGTGGGTCGGCCTCTGCTTTAGAGACACCTTCAAACACGGAGCCTTTCTCTAAGGTTGAGGGGTCACAGGAGGAGGATGGGAGCTCTTGCTGGGGAGACAGGGCCTTCCTGTGCAGGTCGCCCTGCTGACTCAGCCCCCACGCAGGTGGACAGTAGACAGGACTGTCATCTCCAAAGGCAGCGTTGATCTTAGACATATTTCCTGTTTTCAGAGCAAGTTTCACCCACAGCCAGTGGTGATGACTGAGGAAAGAGTCCTCCACAGCAACCTGggtccccagccctgcctctgggGTGACCTGCTCAGGGGTGGGGGGCTTCCCCAAAATAGCTAGCTCATAACTTGCCCCTTGGCATGAGCTTGAGCTCTCTGTCCTCTTCCCAGCTAGAGCTATGGCCCGGGGAGAAGCTCCCGTCTCGGTTCTACCACCTCCGGCAATGCCACAGGGCTTCCTTACGCAGCCCTGCCAGatgtctgtggatttgggatgcaGCAGGCTGTAATAAATCACCAGCGAGACACTGCctggaaaagaacagaaagaccTTAAGGTTGTGTTCTTTGAAGTGTGCATCCTCCCTGCGGGTGCCGTTTCAGGTTCTGGCCGTTTTGCGTAGAGCAAGATAATCTGGGATCCAAAATAGGACTCTTGGAGCCTCAGAACTGGATATTTTTTGGGAAATTTAAGTAGGTTCCAGCTTCTCTAAGCCGTAAATGTTTCTAAACTTAAACACGAATGACGAGGCTTAAATCCTACGCTTTTGTCTGGAGGGTAGCTCCCATTGAGTAACCTCCGTGTGTGAGTTAGTGTGCAttcgtgcatgtgtgtgtgtgtgagtgtgcattcgtgcatgtgtgtgtgcattcgtgcatgtgtgtgtgtgagtgtgcattcgtgcatgtgtgtgtgagtgcattcgtgcatgtgtgtgtgtgcattcgtgcatgtgtgtgtgagtgtgcattcgtgcatgtgtgtgtgtgcattcgtgcatgtgtgtgtgtgagtgcattcgtgcatgtgtgtgtgagtgtgcattcgtgcatgtgtgtgtgtgagtgtgcattcgtgcgtgtgtgtgtgtgcattcgtgcatgtgtgtgtgtgagtgcattcgtgcatgtgtgtgtgcattcgtgcatgtgtgtgtgagtgtgcattcgtgcatgtgtgtgtgcattcgtgcatgtgtgtgagtgtgcattcgtgcatgtgtgtgtgagtgtgcattcgtgcgtgtgtgtgcattcgtgtgtgtgagtgtgcattcgtgcgtgtgtgtgtgagtgtgcattcGTGCGcgcgtgtgtgagtgtgcattcgtgcgtgtgtgtgtgagtgtgcattcGTGcgcgtgtgtgagtgtgcattcgtgcatgtgtgtgagtgtgcattagtgcatgtgtgtgagtgtgcattcgtgcgtgtgtgagtgtgcattcgtgcatgtgtgtgtgagtgtgcattcgtgcgtgtgtgtgagtatgCATTCATGCATGAGTGTGCGTGAGTGTGCGTTCATGCATGTGAGTCTGTGTTGAGTGTGCATTCGTGCATGGGTGTGTACACACAGGGACATGTTTGGTAGAAATATGCATTCTCCTTTCGAGTAACTGGATCACATACTCCAAATTCAACCGTCAATACAGTGGCTGATGGGTTACAaagctgggggaagggagggagtaaGAAACAGCCTCAGAAACAAGTAAGACATAAACAGAGGTTAATTAGATTCATCCAAAACCCCATTTCAAGGAATTTCcatgaacaacaacaacacttCCTTTGTACATAAACATCTTAATCACACGTTGCCAGTTTCGTTCATTTCGATCAGAAGTGTTGACTGCCGCAATAATTTCTTTACCAGAGCATTCCAGTAAGCCTCCCACGTTATTTCCAGTTTCCTGTTGTACTAGACCGAGCGCCTGGTTTCAGGGTGCTCATTATAAACAGCACGAAACCTAAGTAACGCCCGAGAGGGCCAGGAGATTGCAGTGTGATGGAGGGGCCCCTGAAGGACACCCCCCACCCCTGAACCCTCTCTGTGTCTTGGGGGACTGGGAGGCCCAGGTCAAGCAGCTGGTTAGTGGCCAGGCTCAAACCTGGGAAAGGGAGATGGAATTCCTGTGTTCAGTGCCACCTCTGCTGTAGGCCCTACTCAGACAATTTTTGCACGGTTTTGAATTCTCACAGCTGCCTGGTGAGGGATGTATTGTCACCCTTCTTTTACAAGGAGCCACCCAAGGCCAGGAAAGATGAACAAAGGCCCTGATCACAGAAGTCCTGGGAACCCTTATTCAGCAAACACAGACTTTCCGGGGGCCATGTCATTTGGGGGTTCCTGGTGGCATCCCCAGGCTGGCACACAGTTGGTACTCAATGAATGTTGGTCACAGGATagaaggaaaaggggaggagCCTGGATGCCAGCTTGTGCTCTTTGGACTATAATTTGTGTTGGATCTTCCCACCGAAAATTCCCAAGGGTCACCTGGGAGCTAGGCGTTTGACAGCTCCATCAGAGGCCAGAGGAGGATGGGCAGACCTGGCTGTAAGCTGGCGGCCACCCGGGTGCTTGGTGCTACCCGTGGCTATGAGTTTCCTGCTCACTGCCCTCCTGCTGTGCCATGAGCCAGCATTCGGCTGTGAAAATGCCTTCTCACTGGAGTGAAACTGGAAGGAAACCAGGTGTCCACTCCCAGGAGTGTGACAGGTCTTCAGACTGGTGTGGGACATCTTTTCTGAATTAGTGTTAAAATCCAGAAAGGAGATGAGGGTGCACTTTTCCCTTCCACCACAGTGTCCCCCGGGCTCAGCTATACCTCCCCTGAGCTGGAAAATCTGAATTAGTTGTTAGACCTCCTGGCTGGCAAGACCCCTTCATTCCAGTATCACATGGCCCCTCCCTgaaggaaggattgcttgaaatGTGCCAGGAACACCCAGATCACCGTGCAGTGTGGTGAGAGAGGTGCTTCTCACCTGGGCAGCCCAAtgtcctcagcttcccagaggccATTTATCCACATATGCAGCTTAGAAATCAGTGATCTGCTATTCaaatgatgattttaaaaagtacaaagcaATGATGAAACAAGCTGTGGTCTGTCCAAACCGTGGAGCATGACTTAGCCATAGAAAGCAAGGAGCtgggctgagcgcggtggctcaggaggctgaggcaggcggatcactaggtcaggaaatcaagaccatcctggctaacacgatgaaatcccatctctaccaaaaatacaaaaaattagctgagcgtggtggcatgcgcctgtagtcccagctacttgggaggctgaggcaggagaattgcttgaacccaggaggcagaggtagcagtgagcccgCTGTGCTAGGAGATCAGGCTGGTGTGGGCACCTTTCAAGAGGGGGGTGGAATCCCTGCAGAGCTCATGCCAATCTGGGAAGTGAGGTTATCACCGTGGGCACAGCACAGACCTTGGGGCCATGCATTCATAAAACATGGCTGATGGCAGCTGCCAGGCCTGTGCTGAGGCCTGCATTGGAGCCGGGCTTGAGTCTCAGCTCTATCTGTCACAAACCATCGAATCTTCTGGGGACTCGACCTCCTCTGtgcctccccttcctctcttccacTGCGAGGGCACCAACCTCCCAGGGTGCTTTCCTATGGGCTGCAGGTGCCACGTCAGGAGGATTCAAGGAGCTCCCCAAGGTGGGAGGGGAGACGGAAGTCACGTCCTTAACCCTGCAGGAGCTCCGGGGAGGATGGGGGCTTTGGGGTCGAGGGGGGCAGCCCCAGTTTTGTGTGAGGTTCAGAGCACAGTTGAGCAAGGCAGATGAGGCTGAGCTCAGTGTCTAATGCTCTGATGGGCATGGCTGTGCCACCCACAGTGCAGTGAGCCTGGTTCCCCGGTCTCCGGTGAACCACGTCTGAACTCAGTTTCCTGCTCTTTGAGCccattgtaaaacaaaaaaataggttGAGGGAGGGGATGTAGATAAGAAAGCGACATTGGGTCTCACCAATGAGAAATCCAGACAGGACCCCCGCTGTGGTCTGCAGGCTGGTCCACGACGCCCCCTGGAGAAAGTCCGTGGCCAACAGCAacaggatgatgttctccagcagCATGACCTGTAGGACCCAGGGGAGAGCCCCACACCTCACCAGGTGCACCCCACCCAAGGGATGCCCCATCCTGTGAGTGTAGccactccccctcccctccatcctgggtGCCCACTGGGAACCCCAGGCTGCTGGGCCTACCCAGGAGCAGAGCTACGTCCCACTAAGAGCTTTTCTGGCAAACAGAGAGCCTTCCTGTCCTCAGGGTGGTTCATTAAAATGTCTGCAGAATCATAAAGGCCCAGGAAGTATCAGGGCATTCCTCAAATGGCTGGGGACTGTCTTTAGAGTCAGTCTGGGTTGAGAGGAGacttttatttctactttgcATATTTCTCCATCCTCGCGCTAACTGCAGGCACGCATTAATGTTGTAATTAAAGGTAGCTGCAGAGCTCATGATGCCACCAAACTCCAGGAAGCTAAGGTCACA
Encoded proteins:
- the XKR5 gene encoding XK-related protein 5 isoform X2, translated to MLHLLQLGVWKRHWDAALTALQKEQEAPHRGQLQLQEADLSALRLLEALLQTGPHLLLQTYVFLASDFTDIVPGVSALFSWSSLSWALVSYTHFMGFMKPGHPAMPWAALFCQQLWRMGMLGTRVLSLVLFYKAYHVWVFAVAGAHWLVMTFWLVAQQSDVIDSTCHWRLFNLLVGAIYILCYLSFWDSPSRNRMFTFYMVMLLENIILLLLATDFLQGASWTSLQTTAGVLSGFLIGSVSLVIYYSLLHPKSTDIWQGCVRKPCGIAGGGRTETGASPRAIALAGKRTESSSSCQGASYELAILGKPPTPEQVTPEAGLGTQVAVEDSFLSHHHWLWVKLALKTGNMSKINAAFGDDSPVYCPPAWGLSQQGDLHRKALSPQQELPSSSCDPSTLEKGSVFEGVSKAEADPLETSCYVSFASDQQDEVPTQNPGATQEEGTPKEGDGAVSGTQGKGTGGQPRGGEGQQSSTLYFSATAEAATSSQQEGSPATLQTPHSGKRLGKSSPPQPASPQSVAKPFPVTMADISPILGTGPRRGFCAHAGFPGRALGISELEEQQEPTRDLSHHAAVGAWMSLPQLRTAHEPCLTSTPKSESIQRDDSYREQMKYEPSFFI
- the XKR5 gene encoding XK-related protein 5 isoform X1 encodes the protein MHTGLLGLSALLQAAEQSARLYTVAYYFSTGRLLWGWLALAVLLPGFLVQALSYLWFRADGHPGHWSLVMLHLLQLGVWKRHWDAALTALQKEQEAPHRGQLQLQEADLSALRLLEALLQTGPHLLLQTYVFLASDFTDIVPGVSALFSWSSLSWALVSYTHFMGFMKPGHPAMPWAALFCQQLWRMGMLGTRVLSLVLFYKAYHVWVFAVAGAHWLVMTFWLVAQQSDVIDSTCHWRLFNLLVGAIYILCYLSFWDSPSRNRMFTFYMVMLLENIILLLLATDFLQGASWTSLQTTAGVLSGFLIGSVSLVIYYSLLHPKSTDIWQGCVRKPCGIAGGGRTETGASPRAIALAGKRTESSSSCQGASYELAILGKPPTPEQVTPEAGLGTQVAVEDSFLSHHHWLWVKLALKTGNMSKINAAFGDDSPVYCPPAWGLSQQGDLHRKALSPQQELPSSSCDPSTLEKGSVFEGVSKAEADPLETSCYVSFASDQQDEVPTQNPGATQEEGTPKEGDGAVSGTQGKGTGGQPRGGEGQQSSTLYFSATAEAATSSQQEGSPATLQTPHSGKRLGKSSPPQPASPQSVAKPFPVTMADISPILGTGPRRGFCAHAGFPGRALGISELEEQQEPTRDLSHHAAVGAWMSLPQLRTAHEPCLTSTPKSESIQRDDSYREQMKYEPSFFI